From Triticum urartu cultivar G1812 chromosome 2, Tu2.1, whole genome shotgun sequence, a single genomic window includes:
- the LOC125534484 gene encoding uncharacterized protein LOC125534484 produces MSLLVAECWKLSNYLMYLMSVCPSMLPVSSVARDFEPLFSEWVRDNHNNLTKAEVLEKYANTVLVGSSPFRDTPASVETLKDLKEVWARLLIYAAGKCPFEEHARQLGNGGVELLTVIGYLMMHQQLGDVGEKVELSPSGFLPVPPQPASLTGHMRVRPSVHLPVPASLQLQPLYAFEFVYDDHRLPTSVKPLSLSLLGPGEPDNPEPSAATQVTPDQSTSQPSTSGGTNVALEIEELAGGHQ; encoded by the exons ATGTCATTACTTGTGGCAGAATGCTGGAAGCTATCAAATTACCTCATGTACCTTATGTCAGTTTGCCCTTCAATGTTGCCGGTAAGCAGTGTTGCTCGAGATTTTGAGCCCCTCTTCTCGGAATGGGTCAGAGACAATCATAACAACTTGACAAAGGCAGAAGTGTTAGAGAAATATGCAAATACTGTACTGGTAGGCAGCTCTCCCTTCAGAGACACACCTGCTTCCGTGGAAACCCTCAAGGATTTGAAGGAGGTGTGGGCGAGGCTGCTCATCTATGCAGCCGGTAAGTGCCCCTTTGAGGAGCATGCGCGGCAACTCGGCAACGGAGGAGTGGAGCTTCTCACCGTGATTGGGTACCTCATGATGCATCAGCAGCTTGGCGATGTGGGAGAGAAGGTCGAGCTCTCACCGTCCGGTTTTCTTCCTGTACCACCACAACCAGCGTCCTTAACAGGTCATATGAGAGTCAGGCCAAGCGTCCACTTGCCAGTGCCAGCATCACTCCAGCTCCAGCCGCTCTACGCCTTTGAATTCGTCTACGATGATCACCGGTTGCCGACGTCCGTCAAGCCCCTCTCGTTGTCATTACTTGGGCCGGGGGAGCCCGACAACCCCGAGCCAAGTGCGGCAACCCAAGTTACCCCGGACCAGAGTACATCGCAACCG AGTACCTCTGGTGGAACAAATGTGGCACTGGAGATAGAGGAATTAGCTGGTGGGCACCAATAG